A stretch of Physeter macrocephalus isolate SW-GA chromosome 6, ASM283717v5, whole genome shotgun sequence DNA encodes these proteins:
- the STAT6 gene encoding signal transducer and activator of transcription 6 isoform X2, translated as MSLWGLVSKMPPEKLQRLYVDFPQHLRHLLGDWLENQPWEFLVGSDAFCCNMASALLSATVQRLQASAGEQGEGSTILQHISTLESIYQRDPLKLVATFRHILQGEKKAIMEQFRHLPMPFHWKQEELKFNTVLRRLQHRVGETCLLRKALQPGAEGGQVSLHSLIETPANGTGPSEALATFLQETVGELEAAQALVLKRIQIWKRQQQLAGNGAPFEESLAPLQERCESLVDIYSQLQQEVGAAGGELEPKTRAALISRLDEVLRTLITSSFLVEKQPPQVLKTQTKFQAGVRFLLGLRFLAAPAKPLMVRADMVTEKQARELSMPQGPGAGAESTGEIINNTVPLENSLPGNCCSALFKNLLLKKIKRCERKGTESVTEEKCAVLFSTSFTLSTSKLPIQLQALSLPLVVIVHGNQDNNAKATILWDNAFSEMDRVPFVVAERVPWEKMCETLNLKFMAEVGTHRGLLPEHFLFLAQKIFTDNSLSMEAFQHRSVSWSQFNKEILLGRGFTFWQWFDGVLDLTKRCLRSYWSDRLIIGFISKQYVTSLLLNEPDGTFLLRFSDSEIGGITIAHVIRGQDGSPQIENIQPFSAKDLSIRSLGDRIRDLAQLKNLYPKKPKDEAFRSHYKPEQLGKDGRGYVPATIKMTVERDQPLTTPEPQMPTMMPSYDIGMVPDCSVNMQLGPDMVPQVYPPRSHSIPSYPALPQEESVNVLPAFQEPHLQMPPNLSPMSLPFDQPHPQGLLPCQPQERAMSSPEPLLCPDVTMAEESCLRQPVGGFPQGTWVREDMLPPLLPPTEQDLTKLLLEGQGESEGGSLGAQPLLQPSRYGQSGISMSHLDLRANPTW; from the exons ATGTCTCTGTGGGGTCTGGTCTCCAAAATGCCCCCAGAAAAACTGCAGCGGCTCTATGTCGACTTCCCTCAACACCTGCGGCATCTCCTGGGTGACTGGCTGGAGAACCAGCCCTG GGAATTCCTTGTCGGCTCAGACGCCTTCTGCTGCAACATGGCCAGCGCCCTACTTTCTGCCACTGTCCAGCGTCTTCAGGCCTCTGCTGGAGAACAGGGGGAGGGGAGCACCATCTTGCAACACATCAGCAccctggag AGCATATATCAGAGGGACCCCCTGAAGCTGGTGGCCACTTTCAGACACATacttcaaggggaaaaaaaagccattaTGGAACAG TTCCGCCACCTGCCAATGCCCTTCCACTGGAAGCAAGAGGAACTCAAGTTTAACACAGTCCTGCGGAGGCTGCAGCACCGAGTGGGGGAAACCTGCCTTCTCCGCAAAGCCCTGCAGCCTGGGGCTGAGGGAGGCCAAG TGTCTTTGCACAGCCTGATAGAAACTCCTGCCAATGGGACCGGGCCAAGTGAG GCCCTCGCCACATTCCTGCAGGAGACTGTCGGGGAGCTGGAGGCTGCCCAGGCCCTGGTGCTGAAGAGGATCCAGATTTGGAAACGGCAGCAGCAGCTGGCAGGGAATGGCGCACCCTTTGAGGAGAGCCTGGCCCCACTACAGGAGAG GTGTGAGAGCCTGGTGGACATTTACTCCCAGCTGCAGCAGGAGGTGGGGGCGGCTGGTGGGGAGCTTGAGCCCAAGACCCGGGCAGCGCTGATTAGCCGGCTGGATGAAGTCCTGCGAACCCTCATCACCAG CTCTTTCCTGGTGGAAAAGCAGCCCCCCCAGGTTCTGAAGACTCAGACCAAGTTCCAGGCCGGGGTTCGATTCCTGCTGGGCCTGCGGTTCCTGGCGGCCCCAGCCAAGCCTCTGATGGTCAGGGCCGACATGGTAACCGAGAAGCAGGCGAGGGAGCTGAGCATGCCCCAGGGGCCCGGGGCTGGAGC AGAAAGCACTGGGGAAATCATTAACAACACCGTGCCCCTGGAGAACAGCCTTCCCGGGAATTGCTGCTCTGCCCTGTTCAAGAACCTG CTTCTGAAGAAAATCAAGAGGTGCGAACGGAAGGGCACGGAGTCTGTCACCGAGGAGAAGTGTGCCGTGCTCTTTTCCACCAGCTTCACGCTCAGCACCAGCAAACTCCCTATCCAGCTCCAG GCCCTGTCTCTGCCCCTGGTGGTCATCGTCCACGGCAACCAAGACAACAACGCCAAAGCCACCATTCTGTGGGACAACGCCTTCTCTGAGATG gaCCGAGTGCCCTTTGTGGTGGCTGAGCGGGTGCCCTGGGAGAAGATGTGTGAAACTCTGAACCTCAAGTTCATGGCTGAGGTGGGGACCCACAGGGGGTTACTCCCAGAGCACTTCCTCTTCCTGGCCCAGAAGATCTTCACCGACAACAGCCTCAGCATGGAGGCCTTCCAGCACCGTTCTGTGTCCTGGTCACAGTTCAACAAG gaGATCCTGCTGGGTCGTGGCTTCACCTTTTGGCAGTGGTTTGATGGCGTCCTGGACCTCACCAAACGCTGTCTCCGGAGCTACTGGTCAGATCG GTTGATCATTGGCTTCATCAGCAAACAGTACGTCACTAGCCTTCTTCTCAACGAGCCTGATGGAACATTCCTCCTTCGGTTCAGTGACTCAGAGATTGGGGGCATCACCATTGCCCATGTCATCCGGGGCCAGGATG GCTCCCCACAGATAGAGAACATCCAGCCATTCTCTGCCAAAGACCTGTCCATTCGCTCACTTGGTGACCGAATCCGGGACCTTGCTCAGCTCAAAAACCTCTACCCCAAGAAACCCAAGGACGAGGCTTTCCGGAGCCACTACAAGC CTGAGCAGCTGGGTAAGGATGGCAGGGGTTATGTCCCAGCTACAATCAAGATGACTGTGGAAAG ggacCAGCCACTTACCACCCCTGAGCCCCAAATGCCTACCATGATGCCCTCTTACGATATTGGAATGGTCCCTGACTGCTCCGTGAACATGCAGCTCGGCCCAGATATGGT GCCCCAGGTGTACCCACCACGCTCTCACTCCATCCCCTCATATCCAGCCCTTCCCCAGGAAGAATCGGTCAATGTGCTGCCAGCCTTCCAGGA ACCTCACCTGCAGATGCCGCCCAACCTGAGTCCGATGAGCCTGCCCTTTGACCAACCTCACCCGCA GGGCCTGCTGCCGTGCCAGCCTCAGGAGCGTGCCATGTCCAGCCCCGAGCCCTTGCTCTGCCCAGATGTGACCATGGCGGAAGAGAGCTGCCTGAGGCAGCCGGTGGGGGGGTTCCCTCAAGGCACCTG gGTCCGCGAAGACATGCTCCCGCCCTTGCTGCCTCCTACTGAACAGGACCTCACCAAGCTTCTCTTGGAGGGGCAAGGAGAGTCAGAGGGAGGGTCCTTGGGAGCCCAACCCCTCCTGCAGCCCTCCCGCTATGGGCAGTCTGGGATCTCAATGTCCCACCTGGACCTAAGGGCTAACCCCACTTGGTGA
- the STAT6 gene encoding signal transducer and activator of transcription 6 isoform X1, with protein sequence MSLWGLVSKMPPEKLQRLYVDFPQHLRHLLGDWLENQPWEFLVGSDAFCCNMASALLSATVQRLQASAGEQGEGSTILQHISTLESIYQRDPLKLVATFRHILQGEKKAIMEQFRHLPMPFHWKQEELKFNTVLRRLQHRVGETCLLRKALQPGAEGGQVSLHSLIETPANGTGPSEALATFLQETVGELEAAQALVLKRIQIWKRQQQLAGNGAPFEESLAPLQERCESLVDIYSQLQQEVGAAGGELEPKTRAALISRLDEVLRTLITSSFLVEKQPPQVLKTQTKFQAGVRFLLGLRFLAAPAKPLMVRADMVTEKQARELSMPQGPGAGAESTGEIINNTVPLENSLPGNCCSALFKNLLLKKIKRCERKGTESVTEEKCAVLFSTSFTLSTSKLPIQLQALSLPLVVIVHGNQDNNAKATILWDNAFSEMDRVPFVVAERVPWEKMCETLNLKFMAEVGTHRGLLPEHFLFLAQKIFTDNSLSMEAFQHRSVSWSQFNKEILLGRGFTFWQWFDGVLDLTKRCLRSYWSDRLIIGFISKQYVTSLLLNEPDGTFLLRFSDSEIGGITIAHVIRGQDGSPQIENIQPFSAKDLSIRSLGDRIRDLAQLKNLYPKKPKDEAFRSHYKPEQLGKDGRGYVPATIKMTVERDQPLTTPEPQMPTMMPSYDIGMVPDCSVNMQLGPDMVPQVYPPRSHSIPSYPALPQEESVNVLPAFQEPHLQMPPNLSPMSLPFDQPHPHRGLLPCQPQERAMSSPEPLLCPDVTMAEESCLRQPVGGFPQGTWVREDMLPPLLPPTEQDLTKLLLEGQGESEGGSLGAQPLLQPSRYGQSGISMSHLDLRANPTW encoded by the exons ATGTCTCTGTGGGGTCTGGTCTCCAAAATGCCCCCAGAAAAACTGCAGCGGCTCTATGTCGACTTCCCTCAACACCTGCGGCATCTCCTGGGTGACTGGCTGGAGAACCAGCCCTG GGAATTCCTTGTCGGCTCAGACGCCTTCTGCTGCAACATGGCCAGCGCCCTACTTTCTGCCACTGTCCAGCGTCTTCAGGCCTCTGCTGGAGAACAGGGGGAGGGGAGCACCATCTTGCAACACATCAGCAccctggag AGCATATATCAGAGGGACCCCCTGAAGCTGGTGGCCACTTTCAGACACATacttcaaggggaaaaaaaagccattaTGGAACAG TTCCGCCACCTGCCAATGCCCTTCCACTGGAAGCAAGAGGAACTCAAGTTTAACACAGTCCTGCGGAGGCTGCAGCACCGAGTGGGGGAAACCTGCCTTCTCCGCAAAGCCCTGCAGCCTGGGGCTGAGGGAGGCCAAG TGTCTTTGCACAGCCTGATAGAAACTCCTGCCAATGGGACCGGGCCAAGTGAG GCCCTCGCCACATTCCTGCAGGAGACTGTCGGGGAGCTGGAGGCTGCCCAGGCCCTGGTGCTGAAGAGGATCCAGATTTGGAAACGGCAGCAGCAGCTGGCAGGGAATGGCGCACCCTTTGAGGAGAGCCTGGCCCCACTACAGGAGAG GTGTGAGAGCCTGGTGGACATTTACTCCCAGCTGCAGCAGGAGGTGGGGGCGGCTGGTGGGGAGCTTGAGCCCAAGACCCGGGCAGCGCTGATTAGCCGGCTGGATGAAGTCCTGCGAACCCTCATCACCAG CTCTTTCCTGGTGGAAAAGCAGCCCCCCCAGGTTCTGAAGACTCAGACCAAGTTCCAGGCCGGGGTTCGATTCCTGCTGGGCCTGCGGTTCCTGGCGGCCCCAGCCAAGCCTCTGATGGTCAGGGCCGACATGGTAACCGAGAAGCAGGCGAGGGAGCTGAGCATGCCCCAGGGGCCCGGGGCTGGAGC AGAAAGCACTGGGGAAATCATTAACAACACCGTGCCCCTGGAGAACAGCCTTCCCGGGAATTGCTGCTCTGCCCTGTTCAAGAACCTG CTTCTGAAGAAAATCAAGAGGTGCGAACGGAAGGGCACGGAGTCTGTCACCGAGGAGAAGTGTGCCGTGCTCTTTTCCACCAGCTTCACGCTCAGCACCAGCAAACTCCCTATCCAGCTCCAG GCCCTGTCTCTGCCCCTGGTGGTCATCGTCCACGGCAACCAAGACAACAACGCCAAAGCCACCATTCTGTGGGACAACGCCTTCTCTGAGATG gaCCGAGTGCCCTTTGTGGTGGCTGAGCGGGTGCCCTGGGAGAAGATGTGTGAAACTCTGAACCTCAAGTTCATGGCTGAGGTGGGGACCCACAGGGGGTTACTCCCAGAGCACTTCCTCTTCCTGGCCCAGAAGATCTTCACCGACAACAGCCTCAGCATGGAGGCCTTCCAGCACCGTTCTGTGTCCTGGTCACAGTTCAACAAG gaGATCCTGCTGGGTCGTGGCTTCACCTTTTGGCAGTGGTTTGATGGCGTCCTGGACCTCACCAAACGCTGTCTCCGGAGCTACTGGTCAGATCG GTTGATCATTGGCTTCATCAGCAAACAGTACGTCACTAGCCTTCTTCTCAACGAGCCTGATGGAACATTCCTCCTTCGGTTCAGTGACTCAGAGATTGGGGGCATCACCATTGCCCATGTCATCCGGGGCCAGGATG GCTCCCCACAGATAGAGAACATCCAGCCATTCTCTGCCAAAGACCTGTCCATTCGCTCACTTGGTGACCGAATCCGGGACCTTGCTCAGCTCAAAAACCTCTACCCCAAGAAACCCAAGGACGAGGCTTTCCGGAGCCACTACAAGC CTGAGCAGCTGGGTAAGGATGGCAGGGGTTATGTCCCAGCTACAATCAAGATGACTGTGGAAAG ggacCAGCCACTTACCACCCCTGAGCCCCAAATGCCTACCATGATGCCCTCTTACGATATTGGAATGGTCCCTGACTGCTCCGTGAACATGCAGCTCGGCCCAGATATGGT GCCCCAGGTGTACCCACCACGCTCTCACTCCATCCCCTCATATCCAGCCCTTCCCCAGGAAGAATCGGTCAATGTGCTGCCAGCCTTCCAGGA ACCTCACCTGCAGATGCCGCCCAACCTGAGTCCGATGAGCCTGCCCTTTGACCAACCTCACCCGCA CAGGGGCCTGCTGCCGTGCCAGCCTCAGGAGCGTGCCATGTCCAGCCCCGAGCCCTTGCTCTGCCCAGATGTGACCATGGCGGAAGAGAGCTGCCTGAGGCAGCCGGTGGGGGGGTTCCCTCAAGGCACCTG gGTCCGCGAAGACATGCTCCCGCCCTTGCTGCCTCCTACTGAACAGGACCTCACCAAGCTTCTCTTGGAGGGGCAAGGAGAGTCAGAGGGAGGGTCCTTGGGAGCCCAACCCCTCCTGCAGCCCTCCCGCTATGGGCAGTCTGGGATCTCAATGTCCCACCTGGACCTAAGGGCTAACCCCACTTGGTGA
- the STAT6 gene encoding signal transducer and activator of transcription 6 isoform X3 — protein sequence MSLWGLVSKMPPEKLQRLYVDFPQHLRHLLGDWLENQPWEFLVGSDAFCCNMASALLSATVQRLQASAGEQGEGSTILQHISTLESIYQRDPLKLVATFRHILQGEKKAIMEQFRHLPMPFHWKQEELKFNTVLRRLQHRVGETCLLRKALQPGAEGGQVSLHSLIETPANGTGPSEALATFLQETVGELEAAQALVLKRIQIWKRQQQLAGNGAPFEESLAPLQESSFLVEKQPPQVLKTQTKFQAGVRFLLGLRFLAAPAKPLMVRADMVTEKQARELSMPQGPGAGAESTGEIINNTVPLENSLPGNCCSALFKNLLLKKIKRCERKGTESVTEEKCAVLFSTSFTLSTSKLPIQLQALSLPLVVIVHGNQDNNAKATILWDNAFSEMDRVPFVVAERVPWEKMCETLNLKFMAEVGTHRGLLPEHFLFLAQKIFTDNSLSMEAFQHRSVSWSQFNKEILLGRGFTFWQWFDGVLDLTKRCLRSYWSDRLIIGFISKQYVTSLLLNEPDGTFLLRFSDSEIGGITIAHVIRGQDGSPQIENIQPFSAKDLSIRSLGDRIRDLAQLKNLYPKKPKDEAFRSHYKPEQLGKDGRGYVPATIKMTVERDQPLTTPEPQMPTMMPSYDIGMVPDCSVNMQLGPDMVPQVYPPRSHSIPSYPALPQEESVNVLPAFQEPHLQMPPNLSPMSLPFDQPHPHRGLLPCQPQERAMSSPEPLLCPDVTMAEESCLRQPVGGFPQGTWVREDMLPPLLPPTEQDLTKLLLEGQGESEGGSLGAQPLLQPSRYGQSGISMSHLDLRANPTW from the exons ATGTCTCTGTGGGGTCTGGTCTCCAAAATGCCCCCAGAAAAACTGCAGCGGCTCTATGTCGACTTCCCTCAACACCTGCGGCATCTCCTGGGTGACTGGCTGGAGAACCAGCCCTG GGAATTCCTTGTCGGCTCAGACGCCTTCTGCTGCAACATGGCCAGCGCCCTACTTTCTGCCACTGTCCAGCGTCTTCAGGCCTCTGCTGGAGAACAGGGGGAGGGGAGCACCATCTTGCAACACATCAGCAccctggag AGCATATATCAGAGGGACCCCCTGAAGCTGGTGGCCACTTTCAGACACATacttcaaggggaaaaaaaagccattaTGGAACAG TTCCGCCACCTGCCAATGCCCTTCCACTGGAAGCAAGAGGAACTCAAGTTTAACACAGTCCTGCGGAGGCTGCAGCACCGAGTGGGGGAAACCTGCCTTCTCCGCAAAGCCCTGCAGCCTGGGGCTGAGGGAGGCCAAG TGTCTTTGCACAGCCTGATAGAAACTCCTGCCAATGGGACCGGGCCAAGTGAG GCCCTCGCCACATTCCTGCAGGAGACTGTCGGGGAGCTGGAGGCTGCCCAGGCCCTGGTGCTGAAGAGGATCCAGATTTGGAAACGGCAGCAGCAGCTGGCAGGGAATGGCGCACCCTTTGAGGAGAGCCTGGCCCCACTACAGGAGAG CTCTTTCCTGGTGGAAAAGCAGCCCCCCCAGGTTCTGAAGACTCAGACCAAGTTCCAGGCCGGGGTTCGATTCCTGCTGGGCCTGCGGTTCCTGGCGGCCCCAGCCAAGCCTCTGATGGTCAGGGCCGACATGGTAACCGAGAAGCAGGCGAGGGAGCTGAGCATGCCCCAGGGGCCCGGGGCTGGAGC AGAAAGCACTGGGGAAATCATTAACAACACCGTGCCCCTGGAGAACAGCCTTCCCGGGAATTGCTGCTCTGCCCTGTTCAAGAACCTG CTTCTGAAGAAAATCAAGAGGTGCGAACGGAAGGGCACGGAGTCTGTCACCGAGGAGAAGTGTGCCGTGCTCTTTTCCACCAGCTTCACGCTCAGCACCAGCAAACTCCCTATCCAGCTCCAG GCCCTGTCTCTGCCCCTGGTGGTCATCGTCCACGGCAACCAAGACAACAACGCCAAAGCCACCATTCTGTGGGACAACGCCTTCTCTGAGATG gaCCGAGTGCCCTTTGTGGTGGCTGAGCGGGTGCCCTGGGAGAAGATGTGTGAAACTCTGAACCTCAAGTTCATGGCTGAGGTGGGGACCCACAGGGGGTTACTCCCAGAGCACTTCCTCTTCCTGGCCCAGAAGATCTTCACCGACAACAGCCTCAGCATGGAGGCCTTCCAGCACCGTTCTGTGTCCTGGTCACAGTTCAACAAG gaGATCCTGCTGGGTCGTGGCTTCACCTTTTGGCAGTGGTTTGATGGCGTCCTGGACCTCACCAAACGCTGTCTCCGGAGCTACTGGTCAGATCG GTTGATCATTGGCTTCATCAGCAAACAGTACGTCACTAGCCTTCTTCTCAACGAGCCTGATGGAACATTCCTCCTTCGGTTCAGTGACTCAGAGATTGGGGGCATCACCATTGCCCATGTCATCCGGGGCCAGGATG GCTCCCCACAGATAGAGAACATCCAGCCATTCTCTGCCAAAGACCTGTCCATTCGCTCACTTGGTGACCGAATCCGGGACCTTGCTCAGCTCAAAAACCTCTACCCCAAGAAACCCAAGGACGAGGCTTTCCGGAGCCACTACAAGC CTGAGCAGCTGGGTAAGGATGGCAGGGGTTATGTCCCAGCTACAATCAAGATGACTGTGGAAAG ggacCAGCCACTTACCACCCCTGAGCCCCAAATGCCTACCATGATGCCCTCTTACGATATTGGAATGGTCCCTGACTGCTCCGTGAACATGCAGCTCGGCCCAGATATGGT GCCCCAGGTGTACCCACCACGCTCTCACTCCATCCCCTCATATCCAGCCCTTCCCCAGGAAGAATCGGTCAATGTGCTGCCAGCCTTCCAGGA ACCTCACCTGCAGATGCCGCCCAACCTGAGTCCGATGAGCCTGCCCTTTGACCAACCTCACCCGCA CAGGGGCCTGCTGCCGTGCCAGCCTCAGGAGCGTGCCATGTCCAGCCCCGAGCCCTTGCTCTGCCCAGATGTGACCATGGCGGAAGAGAGCTGCCTGAGGCAGCCGGTGGGGGGGTTCCCTCAAGGCACCTG gGTCCGCGAAGACATGCTCCCGCCCTTGCTGCCTCCTACTGAACAGGACCTCACCAAGCTTCTCTTGGAGGGGCAAGGAGAGTCAGAGGGAGGGTCCTTGGGAGCCCAACCCCTCCTGCAGCCCTCCCGCTATGGGCAGTCTGGGATCTCAATGTCCCACCTGGACCTAAGGGCTAACCCCACTTGGTGA
- the NAB2 gene encoding NGFI-A-binding protein 2 isoform X1 yields the protein MHRAPSPTAEQPPGGGDSARRTPQPRLKPSARAMALPRTLGELQLYRVLQRANLLSYYETFIQQGGDDVQQLCEAGEEEFLEIMALVGMATKPLHVRRLQKALREWATNPGLFSQPVPAVPVSSIPLFKISETAGTRKGSMSNGHGSPGEKAGSARSFSPKSPLELGEKLSPLSGGPGAGDPRIWPGRSTPESDVGAGGEEEAGSPPFSPPAGGGVPEGTGAGGLAAAGAGGGPDRLEPEMVRMVVESVERIFRSFPRGDAGEVTSLLKLNKKLARSVGHIFEMDDNDSQKEEEIRKYSIIYGRFDSKRREGKQLSLHELTINEAAAQFCMRDNTLLLRRVELFSLSRQVARESTYLSSLKGSRLHPEELGGPPLKKLKQEVGEQSHSEIQQPPPGPESYAHPYRPSLEEDSASLSGESLDGHLQAVGSCPRLTPPPADLPLALPAHGLWSRHILQQTLMDEGLRLARLVSHDRVGRLSPCVPAKPPLAEFEEGLLDRCPAPGPHPALVEGRRSSVKVEAEASRQ from the exons GCCCAGTGCCCGAGCCATGGCCCTGCCTCGGACACTGGGGGAGCTGCAGCTGTACCGGGTCCTGCAGCGCGCCAATCTCCTTTCCTACTATGAGACCTTCATCCAGCAGGGAGGGGACGACGTGCAGCAGCTGTGTGAGGCGGGTGAGGAGGAGTTCCTGGAGATCATGGCACTCGTGGGCATGGCCACCAAGCCCCTCCATGTCCGACGCCTACAGAAGGCACTGAGAGAGTGGGCCACCAATCCAGGGCTCTTCAGCCAGCCAGTGCCTGCCGTGCCCGTTTCCAGCATTCCACTCTTCAAGATCTCTGAAACTGCAGGGACCCGGAAAGGGAGCATGAGCAACGGGCATGGCAGCCCAGGGGAAAAGGCGGGCAGTGCCCGCAGTTTTAGCCCTAAGAGCCCCCTTGAACTTGGAGAGAAGCTGTCGCCATTGTCTGGGGGACCTGGGGCAGGGGACCCCCGGATCTGGCCAGGCCGGAGCACTCCGGAGTCTGATGTtggggcaggaggagaagaggaggctgGCTCACCCCCGTTCTCCCCACCTGCAGGGGGAGGAGTCCCTGAGgggactggggctggggggctggcaGCAGCTGGGGCTGGTGGTGGTCCGGATCGACTGGAGCCAGAGATGGTACGCATGGTGGTGGAGAGCGTGGAGAGGATCTTCCGAAGCTTCCCAAGGGGGGATGCTGGGGAGGTAACTTCCCTGCTGAAGCTGAACAAGAAGCTGGCACGGAGCGTGGGCCACATCTTTGAGATGGACGATAATGACagccagaaggaagaggagataCGCAAATACAGCATCATCTATGGCCGCTTTGACTCCAAGCGGCGGGAGGGCAAGCAGCTGAGCCTGCATGAG CTGACCATCAACGAGGCTGCTGCCCAGTTTTGCATGAGGGACAACACTCTTTTACTGCGGAGGGTGGAACTCTTCTCCCTGTCCCGCCAAGTGGCCCGAGAGAGCACCTACCTGTCCTCCTTGAAGGGCTCCAG GCTCCACCCTGAAGAACTGGGAGGCCCCCcactgaagaaactgaaacaagaG GTTGGAGAACAAAGTCACTCTGAAATCCAGcagcctcccccaggccctgagtCCTATGCACACCCATACCGCCCCAGCCTGGAGGAAGACAGCGCCAGCCTGTCCGGGGAGAGCCTGGATGGACACTTGCAGG CTGTGGGGTCGTGCCCAAGGCTGACGCCGCCCCCTGCTGACCTGCCTTTGGCGTTGCCAGCCCATGGGCTGTGGAGCCGCCACATCCTGCAGCAGACGCTGATGGATGAGGGGCTGCGGCTAGCCCGCCTCGTCTCCCACGACCGCGTGGGCCGCCTCAGCCCCTGTGTGCCCGCAAAGCCACCTCTCGCAG AGTTCGAGGAGGGGCTGCTGGACCGATGCCCTGCCCCAGGACCCCATCCTGCTCTGGTGGAAGGTCGAAGGAGCAGCGTGAAAGTGGAGGCTGAGGCCAGCCGGCAGTGA
- the NAB2 gene encoding NGFI-A-binding protein 2 isoform X2 gives MALPRTLGELQLYRVLQRANLLSYYETFIQQGGDDVQQLCEAGEEEFLEIMALVGMATKPLHVRRLQKALREWATNPGLFSQPVPAVPVSSIPLFKISETAGTRKGSMSNGHGSPGEKAGSARSFSPKSPLELGEKLSPLSGGPGAGDPRIWPGRSTPESDVGAGGEEEAGSPPFSPPAGGGVPEGTGAGGLAAAGAGGGPDRLEPEMVRMVVESVERIFRSFPRGDAGEVTSLLKLNKKLARSVGHIFEMDDNDSQKEEEIRKYSIIYGRFDSKRREGKQLSLHELTINEAAAQFCMRDNTLLLRRVELFSLSRQVARESTYLSSLKGSRLHPEELGGPPLKKLKQEVGEQSHSEIQQPPPGPESYAHPYRPSLEEDSASLSGESLDGHLQAVGSCPRLTPPPADLPLALPAHGLWSRHILQQTLMDEGLRLARLVSHDRVGRLSPCVPAKPPLAEFEEGLLDRCPAPGPHPALVEGRRSSVKVEAEASRQ, from the exons ATGGCCCTGCCTCGGACACTGGGGGAGCTGCAGCTGTACCGGGTCCTGCAGCGCGCCAATCTCCTTTCCTACTATGAGACCTTCATCCAGCAGGGAGGGGACGACGTGCAGCAGCTGTGTGAGGCGGGTGAGGAGGAGTTCCTGGAGATCATGGCACTCGTGGGCATGGCCACCAAGCCCCTCCATGTCCGACGCCTACAGAAGGCACTGAGAGAGTGGGCCACCAATCCAGGGCTCTTCAGCCAGCCAGTGCCTGCCGTGCCCGTTTCCAGCATTCCACTCTTCAAGATCTCTGAAACTGCAGGGACCCGGAAAGGGAGCATGAGCAACGGGCATGGCAGCCCAGGGGAAAAGGCGGGCAGTGCCCGCAGTTTTAGCCCTAAGAGCCCCCTTGAACTTGGAGAGAAGCTGTCGCCATTGTCTGGGGGACCTGGGGCAGGGGACCCCCGGATCTGGCCAGGCCGGAGCACTCCGGAGTCTGATGTtggggcaggaggagaagaggaggctgGCTCACCCCCGTTCTCCCCACCTGCAGGGGGAGGAGTCCCTGAGgggactggggctggggggctggcaGCAGCTGGGGCTGGTGGTGGTCCGGATCGACTGGAGCCAGAGATGGTACGCATGGTGGTGGAGAGCGTGGAGAGGATCTTCCGAAGCTTCCCAAGGGGGGATGCTGGGGAGGTAACTTCCCTGCTGAAGCTGAACAAGAAGCTGGCACGGAGCGTGGGCCACATCTTTGAGATGGACGATAATGACagccagaaggaagaggagataCGCAAATACAGCATCATCTATGGCCGCTTTGACTCCAAGCGGCGGGAGGGCAAGCAGCTGAGCCTGCATGAG CTGACCATCAACGAGGCTGCTGCCCAGTTTTGCATGAGGGACAACACTCTTTTACTGCGGAGGGTGGAACTCTTCTCCCTGTCCCGCCAAGTGGCCCGAGAGAGCACCTACCTGTCCTCCTTGAAGGGCTCCAG GCTCCACCCTGAAGAACTGGGAGGCCCCCcactgaagaaactgaaacaagaG GTTGGAGAACAAAGTCACTCTGAAATCCAGcagcctcccccaggccctgagtCCTATGCACACCCATACCGCCCCAGCCTGGAGGAAGACAGCGCCAGCCTGTCCGGGGAGAGCCTGGATGGACACTTGCAGG CTGTGGGGTCGTGCCCAAGGCTGACGCCGCCCCCTGCTGACCTGCCTTTGGCGTTGCCAGCCCATGGGCTGTGGAGCCGCCACATCCTGCAGCAGACGCTGATGGATGAGGGGCTGCGGCTAGCCCGCCTCGTCTCCCACGACCGCGTGGGCCGCCTCAGCCCCTGTGTGCCCGCAAAGCCACCTCTCGCAG AGTTCGAGGAGGGGCTGCTGGACCGATGCCCTGCCCCAGGACCCCATCCTGCTCTGGTGGAAGGTCGAAGGAGCAGCGTGAAAGTGGAGGCTGAGGCCAGCCGGCAGTGA